Sequence from the uncultured Draconibacterium sp. genome:
AATGCTGGCATGAACCGATTCAAAACAAATCACATTGTCTTGCTGAACGCCCATACTGTTTTTTAGCGCGTAGTTGGTTTGCCGCGAAATAACAATAACAGTAATAATTAAAGCAATGGAAAATGCATACTGAAAAACGATTAAAACACGGCTGACACCATTTCGATGAACCGCCACAGCAGATCCTCTGCTTCCCCCCAACCGAATAGAAGAGAAAACCGATTTCAGAACAGGAAGCATTCCAAATACCAGCGTTAATAAACTGAATGCCAGAACCAACAGAATAATTGTTGTGGAATTTCCGGCCAGCAAATTCAGCTTATAAAAACGAATGATTCCGGTATTAACCGGCACCGACAGTAAAACGGTAAAAAGCAAGGCTGCCGCAAGAATACAAACCCCCTCGAAAAAGAAGTATTTAACCACCGCACTTTTTGAGGACCCCAACAACTTGTTTATAAACAGGTATTTTGCACTGAAACCGCTCATTCCAATATTCAGGTTGGCGTAATTACTTATTGAAATTAGCAGCAAAATAAAAGCGGCAATAGCCAGCACATAAACGTTTCGGATGTTGCTGTTTTCCTCTATCTCGCGGAGTTTATGCGAGTTTAAATGAATATCGGAAATCTTTTGCAAATGCACTTCGGTATCCATTTCCTCCGGGTTGGTCTCGTTATTGTTTTTCAGGTAATCGTAAATTCCTGCAGTAACATTTTCAATCGTAGCATTTTCGTTTAAAACCAGGTAAGTCCAGGCCCAACCGTATGTAAACTGATCAGTAAGCGGAGTAGCCACAAAATCGGGATGAAAATGACTGTTTGCCGGAAAGTCTTGCATTACTCCTGCAATGGTAAAATCCTGGTCTTCGCCGTAATACTGCCCGGATGGCAAAGTAAGCACCTCTCCCACCGGATTTTTATCCCCAAATACCTTTTGAGCAAAACTTTGGGACACTACCATTGATGCCGGATTTTCAAGCACGGTTTTTTTATTGCCAATCAACATTTTGGCATCAAAAACATTGAAAAAAGTACTGTCGCATTCAAAAGCCTGCGCCACTTTGTAGTACCGCTGATCGTATTTCATTAAACCGCCACGCACCGGACGCAAACGGACAAATTCTTCCAACTCCGGAAGCGCATCACTCATTTCATGAATATACCCGGGATTGATTATACGGGCAAAGTGTTTCCCGCTGAAAAAATCGGGATCTGTTATCGTATAACGATAGGTGCGAGTCGATTTCTGATGATACGAATCATAGGTCAATTCATTTTTCAGAAACAGCGCGATAAATATTATCCCTGTTAAGGCCAGACCAAGCCCGATTATTTTTATCAGGTTTAAAAAGGGATGCTTTTGCAGGTTTCTTAATACAACTTTCAGTACCATTTGTGTTTTATTAAGATGTCATTTTGAGTAAAGCATGAACGAAAAATCTGTTACTTTTCAGATTTCTTGTTACAGATTTCCCGCTGCGTTCGAAATGACATTTTTGTGAAATTTGCTTTGCTATTCGTCTTCTTTCAAATAACCATCTTTTAAACGAACAATACGGTTTCCGTATTTTGCATTTTCTTCAGAGTGCGTTACCTGTATGATGGTCATTCCCTCATCGTTCAGTTTTTTCAGCAATTCCATTATCATTTGTCCCTGCTCGCTGTGCAGGTTTCCGGTGGGTTCGTCGGCCAGCAGAAGTTTCGGGCTGCCAACGATGGCTCGTGCAATGGCGACCAGTTGTTGCTGTCCACCTGACAACTGACTTGGGAACAAATCCTTTTTGGCTACAATACTAAACCTGTCGAGCATGTCGGCAACCATTGCTTTGCGCTCTTTTCCCTTCACGCCGCGATATACCAGCGGTGTTTCAATGTTTTCGTATACATTCATTTCCTCAATCAGGTGAAAAGCCTGAAAGATAAACCCAATATGACTGCGATGATATTGTACTTTTTGCTTTTCCTTTAACTTATTGGCCGGCTGATCGAGAAATAAATACTCGCCTTCGTTTGGTTCATCCAGAAAACCAATAATATTCAGCAATGTTGATTTACCGGCACCACTGGGGCCCATTATTGAAACAAATTCGCCTTGTTTAATATCAAGGTTTACTCCTTTTAATACAAAGGTTCGCTGAAACTTTGCGTCGTAGTACTTGTCGATGTTTTTTAGTTGTATCATAAAAAATAGTTTATTGATTGTCTGATTCCTGATTCAGATATTATTCATACTTCAAACTTTCCACCGCACTTGAATGGGCTGTTTTTAGTGTTTGATAACTGATGGTTAAGGAGGCGATTGACACCAGTACCACAATGGGTAAAGCAAAAAACCACCAATTCATTTCTGTCCTGAATGCATACGATTTCAGCCACTCATTCATTCTAAAAAAGGCTAACGGAATACCTAAAATTGCCGAATACAATGTAAGGTAGATAAATTCGCTTGAAAGGTTATAAAACAAACTCGGCGTTGAGGCTCCCAAAGCTTTTCGGACCCCCATTTCCTTTTTGCGAATTAATCCGGCAAACAGGGCCAGTGCCCATAATCCCAAACAAGCGATAAAAATGGCCATCAGTGCAAACAGCCCAAAAATGGTAGCAAACTTCCGATCAAGTGAATACTGAGCTTTATAAAACTGATCGGAAAAGAAATAATCAAAAGTTGAATCCGGGAAAAACTGATTCCAGATTTCGTTTACTTTTCCCGAAGCAGAAGCAACATCAACTCCAGCAATTTTTACGGATAAATATTTAGGTGGCAACCACCCGATGCTGTTGTACATGATCATCATTATTGGCGTATAAGCTTTATTCAGCGATTGTTGATGGTAATTCTCAACCACACCAATTACCTGGTATGGTTCTGCCACTGTCTCAATTAAAACCTTCTGATCAATGGCATCGGCATTGCTTGCAAAACCCAGCTGTTTCACCGTTTCTTCGTTCAGAATAACCTTTTTTATGTCGTTGGTAAATGTTTTGTCAAAACCTCTTCCTTCCAGAATATTCATTCCGTAAGTATCCATAAAGTCGTAGTCAACCGTTTGCATTTCGTACAATCGGTTTTGTTTGGCGGCATCTTCGAACAAACGATTCGATGCAAAAAAGGCCACTTCCATTCCCGGTACCGCATTTGAAATCGTCACATTTTTTACATCGGGCAACTCTTTTAACTGGCGTTTAAAACTCATCACTTTCTCCATTAAATTAGGAGTTTGTGCCGGAAATTTAACCACTAAAGTTTTGTCGATGTTTATACCCAGTGGCTGATTCTGCATGTATTTTAGCTGCGCATAAACGACCAGGGTTCCGCAAATTAAAACCAGCGACGCCACAAACTGAAAAACCACCAAACCTTTTCTCACCATGCCAGCACGTTGCGAGTTCAGGTATTTTCCTTTTAATATAATTGCAGGTTTTACATTCGAAAGCACAAGCGAGGGATACAAACCGGAAAGAACGATACCCGTTAAAAGAAACAATGTGATTAACACCCAAAAACGCGGCATGTACAAAATTGAAAAGCCAATGTTTTTGCCGATAAATGAATTAAATGACGGAATGAGCATCAGGAACAATCCGATTGAAACAGCCAGGGCAATAACATTTACCAATGTTGATTCGATTAAAAACTGGATGATCAGTTGCTTTTTCTGTGCCCCCGATACCTTCCTCACCCCCACTTCGCGGGCACGCTCCAGCGAGCGCGATGTGGTAAGATTGATGTAATTTATCCAGGCGATAAGAAGAATTGCCAGCGCAATTAGAATCAATGCTTTTACGGCCTTTGCATTTCCTTTGGCCTCGCGTTCGTACTGCTTTTGCGGTGTCAGATGGATCTCAGCCAACGGTTGTAATTCAATGGCCCAGGTTTTATTTTTTAACGCATCTTCGGTTTTGTACTTTTCTGCCATTTCCGGAAAAGCTTTTTCAATGCTTGCGGGCGAAATACCGGGTTCCAGCTGCACATACGAGTAGGTTTCGTGCAGGTACCAGAAATTCTTAATCCAATCAGGCTGTGTATCCCACGACACAAAATAATCGAAATTAAAATGGCTGTTGTCCGGGATATCTTCCAGTACACCGCTTACCTCACATTCATAAGCCTGGTTCAGTGTTCTGAATTTCAAAATTTTACCCAGCGGATTTTCATTCTTGAAAAACTTGTGGGCTGCCAGTTGCGAAATAACTACCTTATTCGGAGTGCTTAATGCTGTTGACGCATCGCCATCAATCAGCTTAAACGAGAAAATGGAAAAGAAAGAAGGCTCGGTAACAACAACGGTATTCTCGCGCGATTTCTCTTCCTCATAACTTACCATTTGTTCGGTGCTGTTAATGGCAATTCGCACATAATCCTGAATGCCGGGAATGTTTTCTTTCATAGCACTGGCATAACCAAACGATGCTGTTGCCCAATCGTCGGTGAGTGTTTCGCCTTCGTAGAATTTACTTTCCACACGAAAGATACGATCTGCATTTTCATGCATCGAGTCGTAACTGCGCTCGAAACTTACATAGTTAAAAATGAGCAGGGCCACTACCATGCCAATTACCAAACCGGTGATATTTATAAAAGTGAAAAGCCTGTTTTTCAACAAGCTACGAAGTGCTACTTTCAGGTAATTTCTAAACATATTTTAATAAACCTTTTATTCATATCTGAGTGCCTCAATCCCAAGCTTCAGTTGGGGATCTTCGCACTTCTCATTACTCATATCGAAGTGCTTCGACCGGATTTAACAGCGATGCTTTTAATGCCTGGTATCCACTCGATAGTAAAGTTACAAGAACGGAAATTCCCAACACCAGCATCAAATCAAAAACGGTAAACTGGTATTTATAATGCCCGGGTGTTACATTTTCAAGAAACCTCGCCAGCGGGTAAACAATAATATTTGCCGCCACAACAAGAATAATAAACTGCCGTGTAATTAACGGCAATATTTGGGCAGCTTGTGCTCCCTGAACTTTCCTAATTCCAATTTCCTTTACACGTCGCTGCGAGGCAAAAACAACCAACCCAAACAATCCCATTGCCGCAATTAATACCGCCATTATGGTAAAAAACGCAAATGTATTTTTTGCACTGGTCCATATTTCCAATGCCACCCGGTAAGTTCCTACATCGTACCCATTTACTTCAAAAAGAATATTCGGGAAAGCCTCGTTTAAAACGGAGTTAATATGCTCAAGGCTGCTTGTCATTGTATTTGGATTCACCTTAAAAGTGAGATCGTTATTACTTGCAAAACCTTCATTTCGATACAACAGTACATACGGAATTATTGGATTATGAACATCCTCGATGTTAAAGTCTTTTATAACACCGATTACTGTAAAGTGGCCATTATTCATTTCAAGCCATTTCCCGATCGGGTTGTCCCAGCCAAATTGTTTTACCGCGGTTTCGTTTATCAAACATGTTTTGGTTTCGGCAGAATAGTCGTTAGAAAAGTTACGCCCTTCCACCAATGTCATACTCATGGTATTCAGGTAATTTTCGTCAGCCTGGTTCCATCGAGAATAAGCATGATCGTCGGTCGGGCCTCCCTCGTAATGAACACGTGTTCCCCAATTTGAATGCAGCGGTGAATTAATGGATAGGGTCATGTTTTCGATTCCGGGATTTTCGAGTATCCGCTCACGAACCTGCCGGTATGAAACCGTGCTATTCACACTTGGTAATTTACAATACAACAGGTTGTCTTTTGTGTAGCCCAGGTCTTTGTTTTTCAAAAATGTAACCTGCTTGTACATCCATATACTTGAGGTTAACAGCACAACCGAAAGAATGAACTGAAGATAAACCATGGCGGTTAATCCACGCACTTTCCCTTTGTTAAAAGACCCTCTTCCTTTTAAAACATTCACAGGTTTTAAACGCGATATAAACAAGGCGGGATAGCTTCCGCCGATAAATCCTGTTACCACAACTGTTGCCAATAAAAACAGCACGAATAAAGGATTTTGCAGCAACTGAAGATCGATATTCCGGTTTACAACGGTATTAAACACGGGTAGTAGAAGATACGCCAGAAACACTGCAAATACCAGCGAAATAAGTGCTATTAACACCGCCTCGGTAAGAAATTGTATGCGAAGAATATTTCGGTTGCTACCCGACACTTTGCGAATACCAATTTCAACAGTGCGCATGGTAGAAAACGATGTGGTTAAATTCATAAAACTTACACAGGCCAGTAAAAGCGTTAAAATTCCAATGAAAGAGAAGAAGTAAATAATAGAGCCCCGGTCGTCGCGCACATATTCTTTCAGGTGTAAATTGCTTAAGGGTTGAAGATAGGCAACCTGTTTCGATTCCTTGTCGTAACGCCTTATCACATCTGCTATTTTCTCGTTTACCGTAGCGGCCAAAGCCCCGGGTTTTAGCAACACAAAAATCTCGAACGAACTATTGTACCAGCTATCATTGTGTCTTTTTATCAGGTCGGCATTCGATCGAAAATAAGTGGCTTTAATTGACGACTGCTCAGGAATATCCTGCATAATTCCCGTAACGCGGAGCTCTTGTTTTTTCTCATCAAAAATTATTTTTCCCATCGCGTCCTGCCCGGGAAAATATCTTTCTGCCATCGATTCACTTAGTACGATTGAATTGGGATCGTCGAGCACATTCTCCTTGTTTCCCCGAATCAATTTAAACGAGAAAAAATCAAAGATTGAGGAAGGTACAAGCAGTCCGGTTTGTTCCTTAAAAACACGTTCGTCATCGGGCGATAAATACTCGTTCCATATTTCGTTGGTGGCGATTGCATTCTCTGCTTCAGGAACATTATCGCGAATGAATTTTGCCATGGGGACAACAGTTTGCCCATTGTCGTCCATCCTGTCGGTCATTTTGTAGGATTGAACACGATAAATCCTGTCGAAATTTTCATTGAACTTATCGTAGTCCTTCTCATACTGAACATAGCGGGCAACCAAAATAAAAGCTGCCAGACCTACAGAAAGGCACAAAATCTGGATAGCAGAAAGCGTTTTCCGTCTTCTGATATTTCTCCAGGCTATTAATATAAAATGTTTAATCATGGTCTTCTCTTTCTAATCATTGTCTGAATCAGGATATGCAGGATTTTAAGATTAGCTGGATGAATGTTTTTTGTACAGTCGCTTGGTTTGCAAGCTGGTTGAACCAAAATTAATTAGCAAACCCGTTTCTAAATTGTAAGCTGTTAGATAATTTAAACCTTGGGCCAGATGAACATCCTCAAGGTTAATTATTGCTTTCATTTCAACCATTACTTTTTCTTCAATAATAAAATCAGCTCGGCGTTTCCCAACTTCATATCCTTCGTAATAAATGGGCATTTCTTGCTCACGTTTATAGGCAATTCCAACATTATTCAACTCTATGGCCAAACATCTTTGATAAATTACCTCCTGGAATCCATTTCCCAAAGTGTTGTGAACTTTCATTGCACAACCAATAATTTTATATGTCAGGTCATCATCTATTTTCGTCATTTTCTTTCTCTAATCTTGATAATCCATTAATCCGGCATATCCTGTTTCCGACATTATTTACTCATACCGAAGTGACTCAACCGGATTTCGTGTCGCAGCACGCCAGCTGTGCCAGCTAACGGTAAGCAATGCAATTCCCAAAGCCATTATTCCTGCCAGTGCAAAAATCCACCAGCTCACATTGGTTTTGTAAGCAAAATTCTCGAGCCACTTACTCATGGCATAAAAAGAAAGCGGAGTAGCAATAGCAAATGCAATTAATACCCATTTTACAAAACTCTGATTCAACAATCCCAGTATTTCTGAGACGGTTGCACCGTTTACTTTTCGGATACCGATTTCTTTGGTTCGTTGCTGCGAAATAAACAAGGCCAACGCACTGATTCCAATAACACTAATAAGTATCCCGATGGTTGAAAAAGCAAAAAGAATTCGACTTAAAATGGTTTCTGCCTTATATTGTTGAGCAATTTTTTCATCGATAAAAAAGTAGTCGGGTTCCTGGTTGGGGTAATATTCATTCCAGGTGTTTTTTATGGCTTCCATGCCGGCATGCAGGTTGTTAATCCGTACGTGGGTAAAACGTGCTCTTGACCCGCCTTCATCCAGCCAAAACGCAAAGTCGCCAATACTTTCGTGTGCCGAGCTGTAATTAAAATCTTCAGCAACCCCGACAAAATTAATACGTGTTTCTCCCGGTCCCAAGGGTTGTGCATTTGAATAGGCTATAAGATTATCCATACTGCCGTGTTTCTCCATCAATCGTTGGTACAAATGATTGTTTATCACCATTCCCCGCACGGTATCGGCATCCGGTTTTATCCAGTTATGTATAAGCTTAATATTCATGGTTTTGAGGTAGTCGTAGTTGGCAAAAACAAATTCAGCAGTACCCTCAATTCCCAGTCCTTCCAAATTCATTCCCTGTGCCGGATAACCAAAATGTTGTGCCGTCATTCCTACTGAAACTACCTGACTTTGTTTTTCCAGTTCGCGGGCCAAAACAGCGGGGTCCTTCGAAAAATCCTTCAGGTAGAGCACAACCACATTTTCCTTATCGAAACCCAATGGTTTATTTAAAACAAAACTGATCTGCTTATTTACCAACAAGGTTCCTGAAACAAGAATAATCACAATCGTCACCTGCACAACCAGCAAGGATTTCAGCACATAACTGCCCGAAAAGTTGTTACGCCCCGCCAAAATATCGATGGCTGAACTGCGTGCCAGTAGAAATACCGCCACAAAAAAGGCAGTGAGCAGTAGACAAGTGATTAAAACTCCAATAATGGTAAGATATACTACCGGCTCTGAAAAATAAATAGCGAATTCAATCTCGAACAAACTGTTAATCATTGGCTTTAAACTTTCAATGGCCAATAATGAAATGCCAATGGCCATCGTACAAACCAAAAACACTTCCGTTAAAACTTGCCTAACCAACTGAAGTTTCGTGGCTCCTATCGATTTTTTTAGGCCCAGCTCTTTTGATCGTTTTATCAATTTGGCAATAGAAAGATTGGTAAAGTTTAACAACGAAATCGTAAGAATGACAAATGAAATGAGGATAAACAAGCCAATATTTATCTTGCTTGAGCTTTCGCGCAACTCAAAACGGTAATCCGATTTTAAGTGAATATCATCCATGGGAAACAAGGCAAAACCATATTCCTGCGGACCGGGTATAGTTTTCAGGCTGCTATTGTCGTAGAAAGCAGCTACCTTTTCGGCAACGAGTTTCGGATCTGCATCTTTCTGAAGTTTGAAATAGTTATAAGTCCACTGTATTTTTCGGTCGGGCAACGAAGCAAAGCGTTCTTGCAGTCCTCCTTTTTGAGAGATCAGCAGTTCGTACCTGAAATGAGTTTTCGGATGGGTATTTTTTACCACTCCCCGAATTTCATAATCGCCCAGATCCCTGGTATATTGTAGTGCTTCAATTTTTATAGTTTGCCCAACAGGATTTAGGTTACCGTAATATTTACGGGCAAAATCTTCGGTAACAAAAACAGTATTGGGTTTCGAAATTTCTGACAAATCACCAACCACAGGCACAACTTCAAATAGCTCCATAAATGCCTCGTCAACCGACATGATATCCTTTTGTGAGATGGAGGTTTCGCCCATTTTAATAGTTCCCTCGTTGCAATGCGAAAACTGAGTCGCTATCTCAACTTCTGGTATTTCTTCAGAAGCTTTATAAACGATTCCCATACTACGCGCCCATGCCGCATTATCGAGACCGCCGGGAACCGAGGTAACACGATAAATATTCTGGTGCCCGGTAAAATGTTTATCAAAGCTTTTTTCATTTGATACGTGAATGAACAAAATCAGAAAAGACGAAATCCCGATCACCAATCCAAAAATGTTGATCAGCGAAAAAGCCTTGTCTTTAAAAAGGCGCCGTAATGTAATTTTTAGGTTATACATTCATTGGTATTTAAGTGCCGGTATTGAGCCACTAATTTTGTTATGCATAATATACCCAACTCTTGTGCCTTAAATACTAATGCCTGAATTCTAAACACTTATCAATTATACGATTTTTATTGTGTAAATTTTTTTGACAAAAACTGTAAAATTACTTGTCACAGAGATCAGAACGCTGATTACACCGATTTTGCAGATTTGCACTGTTGCAGATCACGGACTTATGCGTTTTGTGCGAATTCTTTCAGAAAAGATCTCCTGGATAACAAAATATAGTGAGGACTTCACTTAAAGAGAAATCCTCACTATTACTTTTAATTTTTACAGAAGGAATCGAGATCTAATCCTCGTAACTGATGTTAACGTTACCGCCTGATGCATGTGCATAGACCGGTATTCCACCGCCGTTCATTTTACCTTTTACGCGGTCTTTTTCGGAAGAGCCATTAAAGTTATGCAGATCAATATTCACTCTGCCTGAACGCAAATCAAGATCGAGGCCCATTTTCTCGCCACCGTGAATAACTGCAGAAACACCACCTCCGCTTGATTGCAGGTATAATTCATCGCTAAGATTGCGAATATTAACACGTACTGACCCGCCGCTTGATTTAGCTGTTACCGAGCTGGCTTCGCCACTTACGCTAACACCGCCGCCGCTGCTGGAAGCATCTGCCGGGCCATGAATATCTTCGAGGGTTACACCACCTCCTGAACTGCGTGCATAAACACTTCCGTGCGCGCCTTCAACGTTAACACCGCCACCGCTGGAACTTAAACGGATATCGCCATCGTGGTTGGTGGCTTTAACACCGCCACCCGATGAGCTGGCTTTTGTGCTGCCGCTTGTGTTCTCCAGTCGCACGCCACCGCCACTGCTCGAGAAATCGTGTGTACCTTTTACTCCCGAAATTTTCAGGCCGCCGCCGCTTGACGACACATCGCACGACATTTCTTCCGGAACGATAATGGTTAACGAAATACCTACATTATTCCTCCAGAAATTCATTCTACCCTTGCGTTTCACTACTGCGGTAATGGTTGATCCACTTTTTGAAAAATCGATATCGAAATCATCGAGAACCTCTTTTAGCTCCCTATCGGACGGCGATAAAAGATGTCCGTTTTTGCGTACAAAAGCCTGAATAATAACCTGGGGCTGATTGTGTGTTTGGACTGTTACTCCACCTCCCGACGATGAAGCATTGAGTTGCCCCGGCTGGTTGATATCAAAGGTTTTTGTAATGGTTGGCTGGCCATCTTTTGCAAATCCATTCAACGAAAGCACAGCGGTCAGCACTGCTATTATCGTAAATAATTTGAGGTTCTTTTGAGTTTTCATAATGCGTTTGATTTAATTGTTTTAAACTGATTATTAGTTATAAGACGACAAAGTTTTGGAATAGTTACTATTATTTTCAAATCGATCTCCCCATAATTATTTCATCGGGCTGAAAGCCCAGACTATTCTAACC
This genomic interval carries:
- a CDS encoding ABC transporter permease, with the translated sequence MVLKVVLRNLQKHPFLNLIKIIGLGLALTGIIFIALFLKNELTYDSYHQKSTRTYRYTITDPDFFSGKHFARIINPGYIHEMSDALPELEEFVRLRPVRGGLMKYDQRYYKVAQAFECDSTFFNVFDAKMLIGNKKTVLENPASMVVSQSFAQKVFGDKNPVGEVLTLPSGQYYGEDQDFTIAGVMQDFPANSHFHPDFVATPLTDQFTYGWAWTYLVLNENATIENVTAGIYDYLKNNNETNPEEMDTEVHLQKISDIHLNSHKLREIEENSNIRNVYVLAIAAFILLLISISNYANLNIGMSGFSAKYLFINKLLGSSKSAVVKYFFFEGVCILAAALLFTVLLSVPVNTGIIRFYKLNLLAGNSTTIILLVLAFSLLTLVFGMLPVLKSVFSSIRLGGSRGSAVAVHRNGVSRVLIVFQYAFSIALIITVIVISRQTNYALKNSMGVQQDNVICFESVHASIQQKFGVLKEELLQYNSIESVSAMMEPPGGEANDMFPFEMEAYESEDPEQNSDGIGVFPCDYSFASIFNLQFLAGTNFSENNKDNEGSGEYIINKAAMKRLHYSDPEDIIGKDFKLIFSSPGSGITIPKGKIIGVVEDFHLSSLRKQVEPLVLFKRDKLWLINFVVSFKPGMKDEALADMKKVWGDLFPEYPFQYEHVDAMYKRVYKAELLQARLLSVFTLIALFICSMGLFGLALIITQNRTKEIGVRKVNGARVSEILTLLNKDYIKWVALAFVIACPAAWFAMDKWLGNFAYKTDLSWWIFVVAGVLALVIALFTVSFQSYRAASRNPVEALRYE
- a CDS encoding ABC transporter permease, translating into MFRNYLKVALRSLLKNRLFTFINITGLVIGMVVALLIFNYVSFERSYDSMHENADRIFRVESKFYEGETLTDDWATASFGYASAMKENIPGIQDYVRIAINSTEQMVSYEEEKSRENTVVVTEPSFFSIFSFKLIDGDASTALSTPNKVVISQLAAHKFFKNENPLGKILKFRTLNQAYECEVSGVLEDIPDNSHFNFDYFVSWDTQPDWIKNFWYLHETYSYVQLEPGISPASIEKAFPEMAEKYKTEDALKNKTWAIELQPLAEIHLTPQKQYEREAKGNAKAVKALILIALAILLIAWINYINLTTSRSLERAREVGVRKVSGAQKKQLIIQFLIESTLVNVIALAVSIGLFLMLIPSFNSFIGKNIGFSILYMPRFWVLITLFLLTGIVLSGLYPSLVLSNVKPAIILKGKYLNSQRAGMVRKGLVVFQFVASLVLICGTLVVYAQLKYMQNQPLGINIDKTLVVKFPAQTPNLMEKVMSFKRQLKELPDVKNVTISNAVPGMEVAFFASNRLFEDAAKQNRLYEMQTVDYDFMDTYGMNILEGRGFDKTFTNDIKKVILNEETVKQLGFASNADAIDQKVLIETVAEPYQVIGVVENYHQQSLNKAYTPIMMIMYNSIGWLPPKYLSVKIAGVDVASASGKVNEIWNQFFPDSTFDYFFSDQFYKAQYSLDRKFATIFGLFALMAIFIACLGLWALALFAGLIRKKEMGVRKALGASTPSLFYNLSSEFIYLTLYSAILGIPLAFFRMNEWLKSYAFRTEMNWWFFALPIVVLVSIASLTISYQTLKTAHSSAVESLKYE
- a CDS encoding ABC transporter permease; protein product: MIKHFILIAWRNIRRRKTLSAIQILCLSVGLAAFILVARYVQYEKDYDKFNENFDRIYRVQSYKMTDRMDDNGQTVVPMAKFIRDNVPEAENAIATNEIWNEYLSPDDERVFKEQTGLLVPSSIFDFFSFKLIRGNKENVLDDPNSIVLSESMAERYFPGQDAMGKIIFDEKKQELRVTGIMQDIPEQSSIKATYFRSNADLIKRHNDSWYNSSFEIFVLLKPGALAATVNEKIADVIRRYDKESKQVAYLQPLSNLHLKEYVRDDRGSIIYFFSFIGILTLLLACVSFMNLTTSFSTMRTVEIGIRKVSGSNRNILRIQFLTEAVLIALISLVFAVFLAYLLLPVFNTVVNRNIDLQLLQNPLFVLFLLATVVVTGFIGGSYPALFISRLKPVNVLKGRGSFNKGKVRGLTAMVYLQFILSVVLLTSSIWMYKQVTFLKNKDLGYTKDNLLYCKLPSVNSTVSYRQVRERILENPGIENMTLSINSPLHSNWGTRVHYEGGPTDDHAYSRWNQADENYLNTMSMTLVEGRNFSNDYSAETKTCLINETAVKQFGWDNPIGKWLEMNNGHFTVIGVIKDFNIEDVHNPIIPYVLLYRNEGFASNNDLTFKVNPNTMTSSLEHINSVLNEAFPNILFEVNGYDVGTYRVALEIWTSAKNTFAFFTIMAVLIAAMGLFGLVVFASQRRVKEIGIRKVQGAQAAQILPLITRQFIILVVAANIIVYPLARFLENVTPGHYKYQFTVFDLMLVLGISVLVTLLSSGYQALKASLLNPVEALRYE
- a CDS encoding FtsX-like permease family protein: MYNLKITLRRLFKDKAFSLINIFGLVIGISSFLILFIHVSNEKSFDKHFTGHQNIYRVTSVPGGLDNAAWARSMGIVYKASEEIPEVEIATQFSHCNEGTIKMGETSISQKDIMSVDEAFMELFEVVPVVGDLSEISKPNTVFVTEDFARKYYGNLNPVGQTIKIEALQYTRDLGDYEIRGVVKNTHPKTHFRYELLISQKGGLQERFASLPDRKIQWTYNYFKLQKDADPKLVAEKVAAFYDNSSLKTIPGPQEYGFALFPMDDIHLKSDYRFELRESSSKINIGLFILISFVILTISLLNFTNLSIAKLIKRSKELGLKKSIGATKLQLVRQVLTEVFLVCTMAIGISLLAIESLKPMINSLFEIEFAIYFSEPVVYLTIIGVLITCLLLTAFFVAVFLLARSSAIDILAGRNNFSGSYVLKSLLVVQVTIVIILVSGTLLVNKQISFVLNKPLGFDKENVVVLYLKDFSKDPAVLARELEKQSQVVSVGMTAQHFGYPAQGMNLEGLGIEGTAEFVFANYDYLKTMNIKLIHNWIKPDADTVRGMVINNHLYQRLMEKHGSMDNLIAYSNAQPLGPGETRINFVGVAEDFNYSSAHESIGDFAFWLDEGGSRARFTHVRINNLHAGMEAIKNTWNEYYPNQEPDYFFIDEKIAQQYKAETILSRILFAFSTIGILISVIGISALALFISQQRTKEIGIRKVNGATVSEILGLLNQSFVKWVLIAFAIATPLSFYAMSKWLENFAYKTNVSWWIFALAGIMALGIALLTVSWHSWRAATRNPVESLRYE
- a CDS encoding ABC transporter ATP-binding protein, with protein sequence MIQLKNIDKYYDAKFQRTFVLKGVNLDIKQGEFVSIMGPSGAGKSTLLNIIGFLDEPNEGEYLFLDQPANKLKEKQKVQYHRSHIGFIFQAFHLIEEMNVYENIETPLVYRGVKGKERKAMVADMLDRFSIVAKKDLFPSQLSGGQQQLVAIARAIVGSPKLLLADEPTGNLHSEQGQMIMELLKKLNDEGMTIIQVTHSEENAKYGNRIVRLKDGYLKEDE
- a CDS encoding GxxExxY protein, translating into MTKIDDDLTYKIIGCAMKVHNTLGNGFQEVIYQRCLAIELNNVGIAYKREQEMPIYYEGYEVGKRRADFIIEEKVMVEMKAIINLEDVHLAQGLNYLTAYNLETGLLINFGSTSLQTKRLYKKHSSS
- a CDS encoding DUF4097 family beta strand repeat-containing protein; protein product: MKTQKNLKLFTIIAVLTAVLSLNGFAKDGQPTITKTFDINQPGQLNASSSGGGVTVQTHNQPQVIIQAFVRKNGHLLSPSDRELKEVLDDFDIDFSKSGSTITAVVKRKGRMNFWRNNVGISLTIIVPEEMSCDVSSSGGGLKISGVKGTHDFSSSGGGVRLENTSGSTKASSSGGGVKATNHDGDIRLSSSGGGVNVEGAHGSVYARSSGGGVTLEDIHGPADASSSGGGVSVSGEASSVTAKSSGGSVRVNIRNLSDELYLQSSGGGVSAVIHGGEKMGLDLDLRSGRVNIDLHNFNGSSEKDRVKGKMNGGGIPVYAHASGGNVNISYED